One genomic window of Mercenaria mercenaria strain notata chromosome 2, MADL_Memer_1, whole genome shotgun sequence includes the following:
- the LOC128555257 gene encoding deoxyribonuclease-1-like, whose translation MRNNYVQCLCLLLLVSPIYISLSVNGETGHLKIGAFNVRIFGASKMAKTSVVNVLVDIIMRYDIVLIQEIRDASGDAIEQLLDKINEKSPENTFAMKLSPRLGRSSSKEQYAFLYREKSGLKIDRDYVYDDGDETLNTDTTKVDTFEREPYVVLFESSATKLKRFAFAGLHIAPSDAVKELQALENVFDDIKTKLNIDDIMIMGDFNADCSYVPNYKWETIPIKSNPSYTWWIGDEADTTVANTNCAYDRFVSTGQGFETGVVNGSASVYTFDRAFQLNQTFLLDVSDHYPIEFELINDSETSDAQQDCVSNMLLLVIQCVILRRQFYLLKVF comes from the coding sequence ATGAGGAACAATTATGTTCAATGTTTGTGTTTACTTCTTTTAGTATCAccaatatatatttcattgtcaGTAAATGGAGAAACGGGTCATTTAAAAATAGGAGCCTTCAATGTGCGAATATTTGGTGCCAGTAAAATGGCGAAGACCAGCGTGGTAAATGTGCTTGTGGACATAATAATGAGGTATGACATCGTTCTTATACAGGAAATACGTGATGCATCTGGAGATGCAATAGAACAGCTGCTagataaaatcaatgaaaaaagtCCTGAAAACACATTCGCTATGAAACTTAGTCCGAGACTTGGGCGAAGCAGTAGCAAAGAACAGTACGCCTTCCTCTATAGAGAAAAGTCGGGCTTAAAAATAGATCGTGATTATGTATATGATGATGGAGATGAAACACTAAATACGGACACAACTAAGGTTGATACATTTGAAAGAGAACcgtatgttgttttgtttgagTCTTCAGCAACAAAGTTAAAACGATTTGCCTTTGCAGGTTTGCACATTGCGCCGTCAGACGCAGTTAAAGAATTGCAAGCACTAGAAAATGTGTttgatgatattaaaacaaagcTGAACATCGACGATATAATGATTATGGGGGATTTCAATGCGGATTGTTCCTATGTTCCAAACTACAAATGGGAAACTATACCGATAAAAAGTAATCCGTCATATACTTGGTGGATAGGCGATGAGGCCGATACAACGGTTGCAAATACCAATTGTGCGTATGACAGATTCGTGTCCACAGGTCAAGGGTTCGAAACAGGTGTGGTCAATGGCAGCGCCAGTGTGTATACATTCGATAGAGCTTTTCAgttaaaccaaacatttttattaGATGTTAGTGACCATTATCCTATAGAATTTGAGCTTATAAACGACTCGGAGACAAGTGATGCCCAGCAAGACTGTGTGTCTAACATGCTATTATTAGTTATACAGTGTGTGATATTACGTCGtcaattttaccttttaaaagtattttaa
- the LOC128555258 gene encoding uncharacterized protein LOC128555258, producing MPNRLALGKLVKHYHDETGTADGTAKLPDNNLCETPKATNVFFKPSRPEHPKDKSVRRRTARYSKCHLMPLFNPKQDKIYGWKHGEPGAQAAHFANVSECKTFSQTCQDPMQTGNPEAHKALSNTLSSKPMTKEMNYPSVAKCHSETTLSDIFDISCCLKNNSDERSLSSPPHGRDHRLTSNENKH from the exons ATGCCGAATAGACTTGCTTTAGGAAAACTGGTAAAACACTATCATGATGAAACTGGCACTGCTGACGGAACGGCTAAGCTTCCTGATAATAACTTGTGCGAAACTCCAAAAGCTACAAATGTGTTCTTCAAACCTTCACGACCAGAACATCCAAAAG ATAAAAGCGTAAGAAGACGGACAGCAAGATATTCAAAGTGCCATTTGATGCCCTTGTTTAATCCAAAACAAGATAAAATTTACGGATGGAAACATGGGGAACCCGGTGCACAAGCGGCGCACTTTGCAAATGTTTCAG AATGCAAGACATTTTCTCAGACATGTCAAGATCCAATGCAGACTGGCAACCCAGAAGCACACAAAGCTCTGTCAAACACGCTATCGTCAAAACCAATGACAAAGGAGATGAACTACCCAAGTGTTGCAAAGTGTCATTCCGAGACTACACTTAGCGACATCTTCGATATTTCTTGCTGCCTGAAAAACAATTCTGACGAGCGGTCCTTGTCTTCTCCGCCACATGGAAGGGATCATCGGTTGACATccaatgaaaacaaacattaa